A single window of Longimicrobium sp. DNA harbors:
- a CDS encoding GxxExxY protein gives MREIDEITGMIVDCAYRIHTELGPGMMESVYEVVLASSLEKRGLKVEKQRGISFEFEGTRFEDVCRADLLVEDRVVVELKSVERLAPVHGKQVLTYLRLLGLHVGLLINFGAATMKEGLQRIVNHHVPTPGSLLRVNKLVG, from the coding sequence GTGCGCGAGATCGACGAGATTACCGGGATGATCGTGGATTGTGCGTACCGGATCCATACGGAGCTCGGTCCGGGGATGATGGAGTCCGTGTACGAGGTGGTGCTGGCCTCGTCGCTGGAGAAGCGCGGCCTGAAAGTGGAGAAGCAGCGGGGGATCTCGTTCGAGTTCGAGGGAACGCGCTTCGAGGACGTATGTCGCGCCGATCTTCTGGTGGAAGATCGAGTCGTGGTCGAGTTGAAGTCCGTGGAGCGACTGGCCCCCGTTCACGGGAAGCAGGTGCTTACCTATCTGCGGCTGCTGGGGTTGCATGTCGGCCTGCTCATCAACTTCGGCGCGGCAACGATGAAGGAGGGGCTTCAGCGCATCGTGAACCATCATGTGCCGACCCCCGGGTCCCTGCTCCGTGTGAACAAGCTGGTCGGCTGA
- a CDS encoding sigma-54 dependent transcriptional regulator has translation MPRPAVLVIEPAPAVADAVRQAVGARAEVRAAATLGDGLEQLRGGPWAALVLSLDLPAADLALVRRIAESGTPAGSMVLLASRPTMQMMVEASRLGVLGVFASPPDPRELEGALREVFQAEDVLPVSAADLGDGEDEAAIGASPAMLEVFRMVGRVANSPATVLVLGESGTGKELVARAIHRNSARAAGPFVALNCAAIPENLLESELFGHEKGAFTGAIARKVGRFERASGGTLLLDEIGDMSLALQAKILRALQEREIECVGGDERIPVDVRVVAATNKNLRAAIAEGTFREDLYFRLAVVTLQLPRLVERGGDIDLLVRHFVALHAARYDRDVRGIARSVMERLHEHEWPGNIRELRNVLERAVLLAHGAVLLPEHLPLDDLRPPPAEDAVSGAPLAGYAPDLSLADVERLHIREVLRLVRGHLGKASEVLGVHRNTLTRKIREYGLDEG, from the coding sequence AGGCCGTGGGCGCGCGCGCCGAGGTCCGCGCCGCCGCCACCCTGGGCGACGGGCTGGAGCAGCTCCGCGGCGGCCCCTGGGCGGCGCTCGTCCTCTCCCTCGACCTCCCCGCGGCCGACCTGGCGCTGGTCCGCCGCATCGCCGAGTCCGGCACGCCGGCGGGGAGCATGGTCCTGCTGGCCTCGAGGCCGACCATGCAGATGATGGTCGAGGCCTCGCGCCTGGGCGTGCTCGGCGTCTTCGCCTCGCCGCCCGATCCGCGCGAGCTGGAGGGCGCGCTGCGCGAGGTCTTCCAGGCCGAGGACGTGCTCCCCGTCTCGGCCGCCGACCTGGGCGACGGCGAGGACGAGGCGGCCATCGGCGCCAGCCCGGCCATGCTCGAGGTGTTCCGCATGGTGGGCCGCGTGGCCAACTCGCCCGCGACGGTGCTGGTGCTGGGCGAGTCGGGGACGGGGAAGGAGCTGGTGGCGCGGGCCATTCACCGCAACAGCGCGCGCGCGGCGGGGCCGTTCGTGGCGCTGAACTGCGCGGCGATCCCCGAGAACCTGCTGGAGAGCGAGCTCTTCGGGCACGAGAAGGGCGCCTTCACCGGCGCCATCGCGCGCAAGGTGGGGCGCTTCGAACGGGCCAGCGGCGGCACCCTGCTCCTGGACGAGATCGGCGACATGTCGCTGGCGCTGCAGGCCAAGATCCTGCGCGCCCTGCAGGAGCGCGAGATCGAGTGCGTGGGCGGCGACGAGCGCATTCCCGTCGACGTGCGCGTGGTCGCGGCGACGAACAAGAACCTGCGCGCCGCCATCGCCGAAGGAACGTTCCGCGAGGACCTGTACTTCCGCCTGGCCGTCGTCACCCTGCAGCTTCCCCGGCTGGTGGAGCGCGGGGGCGACATCGACCTGCTGGTGCGGCACTTCGTGGCGCTGCACGCGGCGCGCTACGACCGCGACGTGCGCGGCATCGCCCGCAGCGTGATGGAGCGGCTGCACGAGCACGAGTGGCCGGGAAACATCCGCGAGCTGAGGAACGTGCTGGAGCGCGCCGTCCTTCTCGCCCACGGCGCTGTCCTCCTCCCCGAGCATCTCCCGCTCGACGACCTCCGCCCGCCGCCCGCCGAGGACGCCGTCTCCGGCGCGCCGCTGGCCGGCTACGCGCCCGACCTTTCCCTGGCCGACGTGGAGCGGCTGCACATCCGCGAGGTGCTGCGCCTGGTGCGCGGCCACCTGGGGAAGGCGTCGGAGGTGCTGGGCGTGCACCGCAACACCCTCACCCGCAAGATCCGCGAGTACGGGCTGGACGAGGGGTGA